TGTTCCTCCATCATGCTCACACATTTTAAGATGACATTAATGCATAGGTATACACGTTGATACAATTTTTAAAactaatttgatttatattcaaataaagGTAATATCGTAATTACTAATTATAAAAATCAACGAAATATCATATTGCAATTTGAAATTGTAAAACTAACGAATGACTATACTGCAATTTGCACTTTGATTTTGCACATGGGTCTCtactttttttaatatttatcaaAGATGATGTAATTTacccaaaataaaattttcaaattcaataaaaacTTTTTTAACTTAGATTCAAGAAAATTCTTCACATGATATATAAATTTCAAACTAGCATAAAAGTaatgcaaaaacttgtgtgagatggtctcacgggtcgtatttgtgagacggatcttttatttgggtcatttatgaaaaattattattttttatgccaagagtattactttttattatggttgacccgtctcacagattaaaatccgtgagacgttctcacatgagacccactctaaaaagtaatacacCGACAGAAAATCAAAAGTTCCAAAATTTATTTCGGACATGGGGAATTCATATGAGCCTCACATAGTCAAATTAGAATTAGATATTTAGATGTAAATGCTAGCATCTCAATTATGAAATCAGGACATAGCCAAAATAAAAACTTTTATAAAAGCACAAAATCTCCTAATACAATCAAGTCAACTCGTATCATTAATTtatatctgtgagacagatcgATTTGAgaaaaactttaaaaaaatcacaaaatctccTCATACAATAAGTCAACTCGTCTCATTAATCTATTGGTGAGACATGTCGATTTGGTTTATATTTACAGTGAAAACTAATACTTTGATATTTATctcttgaattattttttaaaaaaagtcaaaCAATTTCATATTCGGACGAAACAATTTCAAATTACCCTCAGGTGATTCTAAAGAGACGGTAGAGACCttaaaatgatatatttttacttttcggtttaattttttctaaaatcataaaaGTTCAAACAAACATCAACTTTTCTGAAAAATACATTAAAGAATATTATGCTCAATAAAAAATAGGATTTTATACCCAAACAAAGTCCAATACCATCCGCGACCACTATTGTGTGTAAAACCATTTACTTCAAATTCATAATATCTATCAATATTTCCTCGTGAAATCAGTCCTGTCAACATAATGTATTTAATGTCACATCAATATTTAGatcaaaatttaaaagttaGTGTATCAAaactaaattttaaaaacttaatataaaaaaaagatGCGGACTATTTCAAAAGCTAAGAAACAGCATAGATACTTGAATAATCACCAAACTCCATTTGACAAATTATGAACACGCAGTTCTCCAAATTGTTTGGCTGCTTATctttgatttaaaatattttaagaaaCTTATAATTTTTACTGCGATATCATGAAACGCATTGAAATCTTCTGAATCGCTTCACTTTCCTTTAATCCAATCCacaaaatcttgaaaattcTTGTGAGAGCTACCCCCTTCTGCAACACAATCCAAAGCCTTTTTCTGAAGCTCAAAAGCCCTTCTCTTCATAATTTCATCACTCAGAAGCTGCTCCACCTTATTCTTAATCTCTTTTTGTGTGATAAtcccactttcatctttatctagTTTCAATCCAACCCTCCAGTAATCACAGATGTAGCTCTCATCGATGAACTGATCTGCAAAGTACGGCCAGCACAAGAACCGCACCCCGTTGCTCACGCCCTCTATCGTCGAATTCCATCCACAATGGCTCACGAAGCATGACACAGAAGGATGTGCCAGCAGCTTCTGTTGAGGCGCCCAACCAACTATCTTCCCGCGATTCTCGACTCTTTGTTCAAATCCTTCCGGGTAGGATTTAGCCGTGTCTTCCCTTACGACCCATAGGAATGGCCTGTTGGTGCCTTCGAGGCCAAGCGCCAGTTCTTGGAACTGTGTTTGATCGAAGACGGTGAAGCTCCCGAATGCAACGTAGATGACGGAACGTGGTGGCTGTTCGTCGAGCCAATCCAGACAGGCGGAGTCTTCGGTCCAGAAATGACCTACCGTGCTGCCGAGACGTTTGCTTGCGAGAAGAGGGCCTATGGTCGACCAATTCGGGACATAGGCGAGTGCTGCGGGTTCGAGCTCATGGGATGTGTTACAGATCACCCTTTCTGCTAAATTTATCGACTTGATGTTATCTTTCATGAACTGGAATATGATCTTTTGTGTGGTGAAATCTCCGATGGTCATCCATGCTAGGTTCGTTGTGTTGATTCCAGGCATGCCTGGTGCTAACTCAATTACCTGTTTCTTGAAGGGTGTTCCTGCACATTATGCAATATTGTAACGAATTCTCCTTTGTTAATAACAGCaacttaaataataataatattttttatttactcTGTAATTTGAGTTAAAAAATCTTCAAACGTAAATAAGCTTAATTAGTTAGAATCATGGAAAACATTTAGGAATTTGAGTTCAAAATTTAGCAAAAATATGTAATTATCTGTACTTCAAATCGAGTTCGAGCCAAAATTCTACGTAATGGACTTACCGTTACTATCAACTATCCCATCATCAACCAGCTTTTGCACATTCATGCTTAACGCAGACATTGCAACAGACGCAGGGACGAACCCGACTCTCTTCACTCCAAATCTCTCGGCCACCTCCATAGACCAACCCAGCCAGTAATCTGAAACAACACATGTGATTTCATCTCTTCCTTTTGCGTTGATCTCCATGATCAAAGCCTCCAAATTTCCAGGCATCACCTTCGCGGAAGTTTCTGTCAACTTTCCAAGATCACTCCTATCCTCCCAAGGTTCCATCCCGTCGGGGATCGAAACCAAATCTATCGTTTCATGTATGTGATTCCCTTTGTTGGACATAGATTTGACTACGCGTTGGTGACAGAATTCTGTGTTCACGAACGTGACTTTGATGCCATCGTTCGCTAAACATTGGGAAAGCTCCATTAAAGGAATAACATGGCCTTGTGCTGGATATGGCAGAACTAGAACATGGGGTTTCACCATTTTTCGCTCGAAAACCATTCGTGCTTGATCGATATATAGGTGTTCGAATCCGTGTAATCTAAATTATAGAATAGGTGCATGCCGGCATACACGGGGCGACGAAAATAATGAATGGTTTGGGATCAAGAACTTCAGTTGTTTTTCTCAGGGAATTAAACGAGGATGCCTAGGATGGAATCGATCGAATAATTTCCGTCGTTTATATGATTGTTGGTATTACATCTTTTGTTTTAAAGGTGTTGCATCTTTGTGATCGATTATTTCACTTGTTTGTCTGTTGTATTGTTGTTAGTTCTTGGAATGATCAAGGTTTCAGTTGTCTGTTTAATCTCCTACAGGATCTCGATCGGGGCGTTAAATCTTAATTCCTTGGAGGTTAGATCAATGTGGAGCTATAACTTGTTCTATGATGACAAAATTAGCAATGACAGTGGACTAAAACTGCAAATTAAATTGATTAAGCTTTAATTTATAACTTTCTTTTAAATGCGATTTGGATTTAATTTGTAACTTTCTTTTAAATGcggattatatatttatatttaattgttaTTAAAAGACAAGGATATGTGTTAATATTGGGATTTAGATCTAACTCAACCCAAAATACTAGTTCAAGGTAGATGATGGTACAAATATATCTATACAAATTTAATGACTTAATTCAGTTGATGtgagacatttaaaagacaacGTACATATAAATTTTcctaattttataatttcaatgtACTTCTTGATGATATTGTAGCCATTCTAAAAGGTCAACATATGGAGGATATCCAAATACTATTTGATATCACTGAAATTCGGGATGATAGCTGGGAAGGTCGGATCTTCATTTGGGGAGCTCGGATCGGACCTTCGAAATCAGGAAGCAGAAACGAGAATGTTAAAAGGCGGTCGGAAGGTTGTttcggcgtagcccctccgacgctcaagtcaagAATAGAAAACAGAGAGAATACTTGTGTGTAGAGTGAGGAGTATATGAATGAATAAACAATTAATGGAACTTGGTATTTATAGCATAAGAACAAAGCCCTGATTTGGACAGATCTAAATTCTCAGAATCTCGGACAAGATTAGATGAACCTTTGTGGGTTGTatctttttgggatttatttaTGTGGACTACCCATTAATGTTTGAGTAGAAGCTCTACTATGTCCGTCTATAGTCTGGAACATGTGGGAGCTCGGCCCAGATATTTCCAATCAACACATTACCCTAATCTGGGAGGTTTGCTCGACTCGTGATGGGAGGTCAGCCACCTCTTTCTGATTGAAGAGATTATGGACGTTTGGGAGATCGGTTTAGATGACCTCCCCCAAACTTCGTGTGAATGAAGTGACTTCCTGAAGAGCTCTGTCATGAAGATAATCTTCTAGGACTTTCTGAATACCTCTGTGGGCTTTATCTTTTTGGGCTTCCGATAGTGGCCGAACCCATCTCCAGTCCGGGGTATCATTATTGATGGAGTATCAAATATCGAATCAACTCTAAACTAaccttgtttttttttaaatcattttttGGGTAATTTTATTGGTAAAGGTTATGGGTCAAAGACATATTATTTTTGTCTATATGTGAGAATCAACAGTCAAGTGGTCATAATTTACAGGTTTTTCAACTTCAACATTTAATTCCCAAATATAATaactaatataaaataatatcaaGATGTTTGAACTTCATATTTCAAGCTTAAATTTCACTCATTAGTATATTTAATTATAAACAATTCTCAATCAGATCACGACTCACCAAGAGTAAATTAATGCTCATCAAATTTAACACATAGTTGAACCCAATCAGAGACTTGTTTTATCGAGTGAAAATATCTAATCGAATTATTACAATTGAtgaaaaaaatgtattttttcatATCTGTTTTTATTTCATAAAACCCTTTTGCAAGAGAATTATTTATTTGGGAAAATTGTAATATTGATCTTATATATTCGTTTATTTGAGTTTCTGATAATCACTGTCGTCGAATATCATTTTGGGTCTtctatctttctttctttttccttttttttacaattttagttCATTGTGATGCTTACGTGATACCTATGATTCGTTTACGTGACCTCGACATATCAATGTATAAACTATTCTAAACAAATTACCATTGTCTCTACCTAGCTAGAGAACCGTATATTACTTAATATTATACAACGACAACAACAATGATATGTGATAAGTAGATGTTGTGTTGGCATAGAAACTGGTTCTTGAAAATGTTTCAACACTCATGATTAGAAGAATCAATACTCATGAGTTATGCTATAAATGACATGGAAACCTCGAAAGCCTTGAAATTgccaataaaattaattattaaatgataGAAAATGAGGACAAAACCGTACATTCATCACCAAAGTGCCACTTTATatgcatatatacatatacatatgatTGGATTTTGGAGTCGGATATACATGATAAAAGTTCCAAGTATTTTTTTGGCATTAATCAAAGTGAGTCGTCCTTATGATCTGACGAGATAAAATAGATGGCGTAAAGTTCAAAATATCGGAGTTGTATTGTTATCTCAAGTtacaatttttaataaaatggtATGTGCTTGATTACAAAATTGGTATCATAGTCAAAGTCACATGTTCGATTATCATTGATTGCATATAGTGGAATTATTGAAAAGATGGTCgttgaaatttaataattattcaTACTAGAAGAACAATAAGATAATAACGTTTGAGCTactttatgatttaaaatgttgAAATTGTGCAGATAACACCTATTATATTATATGTGGAGAATTGTGTGAACCGCAATAAGAGAATcaaatgaaatgcacatgcttgAGAAACAATGATGCTTATAGAAGTTCATCCCAAAGTGAATGACTTTTAGTTATGCTAACactgttggtcccacgtgcggaatttgagatagtaaaacccgaaaataaagaataaactggacaccgagatttacgtggaaaacccctaaaaattattagggtaaaaaccacgggcaagatgaaaagaatttccactataatattttgtggtgtacaactcactcactgtgtttccaaagagaacacacactctcttaatacaggagaacaaacacctcacaaatattatagaactaagcactcaaatgcttataagatgagagaaaactcgaagaagggataatttcagaatgaaagaatgagctctatttatagaaccCCTGGACCGTGTGAACACGCGTTAAAAACGCGTATTCTTTTTAAACACGTTCCCTGCCAATTCATTTTGAAGACCACACGTTTGCAATTCAAATTCTTCGGCTCATCCAATCAAAAGAGTCTGCACCAACATTAAATGCCCACTTGGCCACTTGgtcgacatttctcccacttggagatttgattgagaatcaaacacatctccacacatcctttcaatcttgccattccctgctgcttacgtttTCGCTAGACCACTTGAgaatctacaccactcaaacttatcagtgttcactggcttggtcagaaaatcagctatgttgtcatttgtatggatcttctgcatatccacgcttccttcttctactacttctcgcacaaagtgaaattgtactccaatgtgtttagtcctggaatgaaaggctggattccttgcgatgtgcaaggcactctgactgtcacaaaacaaaggaacattctcttgtttgtgtccgatctcctccaataaccttttaatccatattgcctccttgcaaccttgagtagctgccatgtattctgcctctgttgtagataacgccacaactgtctgcagttttgaaacccagcttactgctcctcctgcaagcgtaaacacataaccagtagtagatttcctcttatcaagatcacctgcataatctgaatcgacatagcccctgagtgtaaaatctgatcctccataacataatgcagcattcgaggtacccttaatgtatcgaaggatcctcttaacagtactccaatgctctcgtccaggattcgccatataccgactaactgctcccactgcttgagcaatgtccggtcttgtacagatcatagcgaacatcaaacttcccactgctgatgcatacggtactcgagacatctccatcctctctgcttcactgctaggacacatctcggaggataacttgaagttaacaggaagaggggttgaaattggcttactatcttgcatgttgaagcgttgcaagattttcttcaaataatttttctgggaaagccaaatctttctgttacttctgtctcggtgaacttgcatccctagaatcttgtttgctggtcccaagtccttcatatcaaattccctagccaactctgccttcaatccttggacctgatctttgttggggcctgctaccaacatgtcgtccacatacaacagcaaaatgatataatcatcaccagacctcttgaaatacgtacaagggtctgcactcagtctgttgtatccaaggctcatgatataggaatcaaatctcttgtaccaacacctcggcgcctgtttgagaccgtacagagatttcttcaacctgcaaaccaagttctctttgcctttttccgcaaaaccttctggctggagcatatagatttcttcttcaagatctccatgaagaaatgctgttttcacatctagctgttctagatgtaggtcagacaccgcacacaatgccaacactattctgactgttgtaagccgaaccacaggagaaaatatctcattgaagtcaatgccttctttctgagcatacccttttaccaccaatctagcacgataccgctccacttggttattgccatcacgtttgatcttatagacccatctgtttccaatggctttccttcctcgtggtagtgtaacaagatcccaagttttattcctgtctaaagcctccaactcttcttgcattgctatcatccataaggatacatccgagctttgagtagcctcgtggaaactcgatggctcaccatcctctgataatagacaatatgcaatgttgctttcagtgacataatctgaaagccaacctggtggtcttctgtctcgagttgactgcctcacattggaaacctcagactcaacatgttcttgttcttcgtgctctggtactgcttcacaagaaacttgaccttcgtctgtcttattctctacctgaaaaatagtagtttctgaattctgtgtgcctttgtctccctttactttatcttcctcgaagataacatctctgctgatgacaagcttgtgaacagtaggatcccacaagcgaaacccctttactccatcagcataacccaagaagatacattttctggattttgaatccaacttcgatctttcttgctcattgtacagaacgtacaccggacttccaaatgtatgcaaatgagaataatctgtcggcttcccagtccacatctccatcggagtcttcagatcaatcgccactgaaggagaacgattgataatataacaagcggttttgactgcttccgcccaaaatgatttttctagacctgcagtcctcaacatagctcttgttctgtccaacaaggttctgttcatccgctccgccactccattctgttgaggtgtgtaagccgcCGTAAACTGTcttttgatgccctcatgttgacaaaatgcatcaaactcatcactggtatattctcctccattgtcagtcctcagacacttgattttcttttcagaatcaagttcaacccgcgctttgaattctttgaagatctggaaagcatctgatttcttcttgattggatacacccaacatctcctagagaaatcatcagtaaacgagacaaagtatctcgctcctcctagggatacaaccggtgcttgccaaacatccgaatgaatcagctccaatatgcttttgctcctggcagtagaagtgccaaactttaatctgtgttgtttactggtaacacagtgctcacaaaagggtagcgacacttttgtaagtcccggcagcagcttccgttctgagagaattttcaaaccccgttctgacatatgcccgagctttctatgccataacactgttaattcttctcctgaaccatttgatgcaacagctagctccgcctctttgtgtgtttctcccaaaagtacatacagatttgcagcaaccttttccgccttcataaccacaagcgcgcctttcacaattttcatgatcccaTTCTCGATacgagttttgcacccgatgtcatccaattgccccaaggacaaaagatttttcgtcagtcctttcacatgtcgtacctcctgtatggtgcgaatggtgccatcaaacattttaattttgatagtaccgaccccagcgatttccaaggcatgatcatttcccatgaatacagatcctcctgagactggttcataatgatcaaaccattctctccgagacgtcatatgccacgtcgctcctgaatccataatccatgtgtcacaaaatttgtgtctgccttctgcaacagttgctacttcgctgaataatatttcaccactgcctgaagtactagccacatttccttgagagcttttctcgatactcgtacactctctcttgaagtgccctttaccgccacatttaaagcagtaaatatttttcttcttacttctggactttgatctacctctcctttggctcccactggagtcacggtccataaatcttcctcttatcatcggtaaagcctctgcctgcttcgaagttaccaacctatcttccttattcttgcgccggctttcttctccgagaaccgcagttaagacatcgtcgaatcttagaaagcccataagaatattgttggtaatgttgatgataagttgatcgtatgaatctggtagactttgaagtagaagctccgcacgttcattttctcctattttatgccccatggaagtgagttgggcaaatagagtatttagtgtgttgatatggtcggtcatcgatgaagattccgccatccgaagagtataaagccttctctttaggaaaatcatgttgtgtagcgacttgacctcgtacatctttgtcagagtatcccagataactttggctgtttttatctcagagatacttgacaaaacttcgtcagctatagccaagtgtaaattggcaacagcATTATCActcatctcattccactttaCATCGTCCGCCATTTCCtccggtctatctccaatagccgccaaacaattttcttttcttaaaattgcttgcatctttattttccacaacaGAAAATTACTTCCATTGAACTTTGTtatctcgtaccttcccgccattatgtctacaacaattttatagactggacaaaataatctcaccttaaataaaaaatctcaaaaaatctttttctgatgtggaagatcagtctaggctgcaaccacagagcatactcagaattttaagaaattttaaaccaaggctctgataccacttgttggtcccacgtgcggaatttgagatagtaaaacccgaaaataaagaataaactggacaccgagatttacgtggaaaacccctaaaaattattagggtaaaaaccacgggcaagatgaaaagaatttccactataatattttgtggtgtacaactcactcactgtgtttccaaagagaacacacactctcttaatacaggagaacaaacacctcacaaatattatagaactaagcactcaaatgcttataagatgagagaaaactcgaagaagggataatttcagaatgaaagaatgagctctatttatagaaccCCTGGACCGTGTGAACACGCGTTAAAAACGCGTATTCTTTTTAAACACGTTCCCTGCCAATTCATTTTGAAGACCACACGTTTGCAATTCAAATTCTTCGGCTCATCCAATCAAAAGAGTCTGCACCAACATTAAATGCCCACTTGGCCACTTGGTCGACAAACACCACCTAGCCCGACCATCTGATAATGCTTGTTGTTGCTCCCAGCACCTCCATTTTGAAGTTCCTTAAAATTGCCGCAACATCGATTTTTAACCTCAGCAGTTTTGAAAGGATCTCAATAAATTTAATGAATTTTCGTCAGATTCTCTTTAAAATCACATTCCACCAACCATATGAAACGATATTCACAAGTCCAAATTCCATCGAATTCTAGTATGTATAGTTTTGCCACACTTGGTAAGTGTACAATGTTAGTCATATGCGATGATT
This Primulina eburnea isolate SZY01 chromosome 2, ASM2296580v1, whole genome shotgun sequence DNA region includes the following protein-coding sequences:
- the LOC140824777 gene encoding UDP-glycosyltransferase 83A1-like, translating into MVFERKMVKPHVLVLPYPAQGHVIPLMELSQCLANDGIKVTFVNTEFCHQRVVKSMSNKGNHIHETIDLVSIPDGMEPWEDRSDLGKLTETSAKVMPGNLEALIMEINAKGRDEITCVVSDYWLGWSMEVAERFGVKRVGFVPASVAMSALSMNVQKLVDDGIVDSNGTPFKKQVIELAPGMPGINTTNLAWMTIGDFTTQKIIFQFMKDNIKSINLAERVICNTSHELEPAALAYVPNWSTIGPLLASKRLGSTVGHFWTEDSACLDWLDEQPPRSVIYVAFGSFTVFDQTQFQELALGLEGTNRPFLWVVREDTAKSYPEGFEQRVENRGKIVGWAPQQKLLAHPSVSCFVSHCGWNSTIEGVSNGVRFLCWPYFADQFIDESYICDYWRVGLKLDKDESGIITQKEIKNKVEQLLSDEIMKRRAFELQKKALDCVAEGGSSHKNFQDFVDWIKGK